Sequence from the Mycosarcoma maydis chromosome 4, whole genome shotgun sequence genome:
TGGTCAAACAGGTGGAACACGACGGGCCGTGTGGGAAAGAGATGGGTTCAGGGGTGCTTCACAGCATCATTCGGGTGATATAACACCTTGAGTATGATTGATCGTGGTGGGAGCTTCAGGCGTTGTTCAGGAGGACAGGTTTGTGCATGCGAATCATGCGGGGCAAACTCgaaactcgtgactggagCTGCTGTGGATAGATGGCTCTGGTAGCCGCCTTGACTCTCCGCTCTTTCTTGGTTCCAATCGTGTTTCTGTACGGGGTTCGGCAAAGGCACAAAAAGTCTTTTGAGGCTCACCGGCTGAGAATTTTcattgtgaatcacgaatgcagagaacgacaagcaccaaggtTAGCTTGTGTGGCGCTGCGCATAGACCGGAGCCGCCAGCACAGATTGCGTTTCCTTGTTTGTTACCCGCAGTGCACGAAGCGAGCCGAAGCTGgcctgaatcgtgaatgcaacTCACGAATCCTTACTGTGTACTGTACGGGAAgaaaaatcgtgaattctgCTGggacactcgtgacttaaACTACAGCAGCCGCCTATTTCCcccacattcacgataaCGACTACGATTACAATTACGATTTACGAATCATGATTCTGGAAAATTGACAATTTGGTATTGAGCAACGTGTGAAAGCGGAGCCTCCAATTGCGAACCAGACCTTGACGAGGCTTATGTCAGCATCACACAAAGTTCGAGAAAATTAATCGAGCCAAGGTCGATACGCTCTAACAGCTGCAATGATCTTCCACGaccacaacagcagccagaCACGTcacctgcagctgcagctgcagctgcggtGTTGGTGGCGACGGCACGCCACAGCAACCAGCGCTCCACGCTTGGTTGTGAGCCTCGCGTGCCACGAGGTTGCGCTGAGGTGTCAGTTtttccattcgtgattcgtgattcgtgattcacgattgtgataCTCCTCGGGCCAGGTATGTTTAACGCCGAGATTCGTAAAACGGGCACACTGACGACTTGGGTTggcgaaatcgtgaatcacaaatgtgACCTGCATATTCTTGATTGTTGCGGCTGCTCTGAGTCAAAAAGTTGATAGTGACACGCTTCAGCCACTTTTCTAGCCACGTCAACAACCAGAACAAAGACACGTATATACACACAGACCTTGGACTCTTCTCGCTTGCTCCTTGTTCATAACATTGGCTTTGCGGGTCGATCCCTCTGTAGCTCCTCAAGAATACGATTACTGGTCCATTTCTGGCGTCAACCTGGAACAGCCCTCACTCAGCACAGCGCTAGGGCCCAGTGGCAACCCTTTGAGCCGTGTGTCGGCCTCTCCGTCTGGCTCAGTTTGTGCGCACGTCGCCGGTAAGCTCAGCTTTCGAGCTCAGCTTTCGGATGCTCCTTTTGGGCTGATCGGTCATCACATTCGCTAGCTAGGAACCGTCAAAGCCTTCGTCGGTCGATCTAGACACATTTCGGAAGCACCGTCCGTCAGCCATGGTTTCGCACGCTCGCTCACATTCGGGCAGTGGCGAGCTGCCACGGCGTCGTGCATGGTCCGCCCGTCAACTAGGCGTgtctcttgctcttgccaTTCTCACCTCACTCactctgctcttgctctctgGATCGACTACCTCGGTCACCGCCGCCGTCAGTGGCGCCCGACCTGCTCTCTTTCGCTCACCAGCGTCCGACAACTCGCGAGGCGCAGATTTCCTCCAGCATGTGCTCACCAAGCCGAGAACACAGCCTCGGTCCGCAGCTGCTCCCTCGCTCGACACAGAGCCCATCTGCCGTCCCACAGGTCAGATCGAAGACGCCTCTTGCGACTACGAAACAGTGGAAACGATCAACTCGCAATTCTTTGATCGTCTCGACGCGCTTCGCAAGACCGACTTTTTCAAGTTTTACAAGGTCAACCTCTTCAAAGAATGTCCCTTTTGGAACGAGAACGGCTTCTGCATGAACAGAGCCTGCAGTGTAGAGACCGAGGACGAGTCCAACGTCCCTGAAGAATTCCGCGTCAATCGTCTCAGTTCGGTCACCACTGCTTCTCCCAACGATGTCGTCATGACCGGTTCCGATGCCAGCTgttcctgctcgtcgaccgaATTCTGTCATTTGGACGACGAGTCTTCCGATCAAGGCGTCTACGTCGACCTCTTGAAGAATCCTGAGCGCTTCACCGGCTATGCTGGTCCGAGCGCAAATCGAGTCTGGAAGTCGATCTACGAGGAGAATTGCTTCAACGGCGTCAAGTTTGTCGAGCCCGCCAGGCCTACTTGGTCTGGCGGCACTGGCTTTGTCGACAAAAGCCTGCTACACAGCTCCAGCCCGGCGCTCGGCGGCCTGCCAAGCGGGTTCAGCGGTCTCGTTTCGTCCTTACAAGCCCCTCTCGACAGCGGTGACAGCGAACAGTGTCTCGAGAAGCGCGTCTTCTATCGCATCATCTCTGGCTTGCATgcatccatctcgatccacaTCTGTCACGACTTTCTCGACACCAAGACGGGCGAATGGGCGCCCAACCTCGAATGCTTCATCACACGGATCGCCGAGCATCCAGAACGTTTGCAAAACGTCTACTTTGACTATGTGCTTTTGCTTCGCGCTCTTTCGCGTCTGGACGACTCGAAGCAAAACTTTTCGCTACGTGCAGGAGATTCGATCGAAGACGCTCTGGCCGTAGCCCAGCTGGACGAATTGATTCAAGACGCTCGCGCCTGCCCGACCACGTTCGACGAAGCACAAATGTTCAACGGTCAGAATCGCGATTCGCTCGAACTCAAGCAGGAGTTCAGGCAGCATTTCAGGAACATATCCACCATCATGGACTGCGTAGGATGCGACAAGTGCAGGTTGTGGGGCAAGTTGCAGGTCAACGGCATTGGCACCGCGCTCAAGTTGCTCTTCAATCGAAacgatgagcgagatggcgtCGGCGAGGTCAAGCTGCAGAAGAGTGAATTGGTGGCGTTGGTCAATGCGGCGCACAGGATCGCAGAAAGTTTGAGGGCAGTAGAGCGCTTTAGAGACATGTACCAGGAGCAGAGGTTAGCTAGCGACAAGGCCGAGCAGACCAAGACGCTAGAACACTCGAGTCACACCAAGCGTGTTGCGCAGGCGAATGCTACGAGCGCAAAGAGTTTCGACCAGGCTCAAGAATCAGCGCAAGACGAGACGTTGTTCAAGCACTGGCTTTGTTGGCTCGAGAAGCAAGTTGCAGCGTGTCAGCGATCGCTCGTACATTGCCTGCAGGCGGTAGGCATCGGTGTCGCTGGGCGATCGCACAATAGTGGTAGCGGTAAACATTCAGAGCTATAGATACGTTTCTTCACGATCAGTCTCAATTGTACTTTTATTCATCACAAATACGTCGACTTAAGCCAAATTTTTCGAGACGGTTGCAGCTTGTGCAATGCGCAAGAGTATTGCTATGACGGTGGCGATGGAGGCTTGAGCGAGCTCCTCATCCTTTGGGATACGTTGGAAGCGCTTGTTGCGAGCACTTTGGCTGTTCCTGCGCCGCCTAGATAGCCGATGCCGGACCAGATGGTTGTTGCAGCTGTGATCCACATGAGTGCTGTGAGGGAGGGGTCTATGTAGCGCTTTGCATTTGCCACAGTGGAGCCGTAGGGGCTGGAGGGATGAATGTGGTGGTTGGTGCTTGGCATCAAGGTGGGTGGTGGTTGTTCGGGGAAGAGGATGGGGTACAAAGTCAAGCATCCTAGCAGTAAGAGTTGTAGGAATGTGTTGTATTTGCTGATCGTGGTGGGAGTGACGCTTGCACTGGGTAGACGCGGGTTGAAGTAGCGAGCCACGCTTTTGGGCGGTTCCAAAGTGCGGTAGCGGATGACAAACGCTGAAACCACCAAAGCTATGTCGCGACCGAGGATGATCATGGTAAGTGATAGCGGAAGCATACCGGATACCGCGAGTGAGATCACCATGGTGGTCACGAGCGCTTTATCGGCAGCCGGGTCCGCGATGGATCCGAACACCGTGTATTTGCGCGTCCGTCGCGCTATCCAACCGTCAAGCACGTCAGTGAGCGAGGCGACAAACAGGAGTGCACACGCAGGCACAAACTGATGCGTTGCCACCAGGTACCCGATATACGGCGTCGCCAGCAGACGCGAGATGGTGAGCATATTGGGGACAGTCAGTATGTCTTCGGACAGTGCAGGTTTTGGCGGTGAGCGTGGTGCTGgtgatggcgtcgacgttTGCGTATCGGTGGGTGGCTGTTGCGAGCGCACTTGCCAAGAACATGAAAAGCTGCGCGAATGCGAGCCAACACCGTTGCGTatccaagctcgacttggccgtTGCGAATGTAGTGCTAGTATCTGAGCAGTCTTTGACTTGCATACCGATCGCGATACGTCTCGTGCACTCGCTCTAGATGCTCTCTGCAAGCTGCTAGCAGGGGGAACAAATGAAGCAGTGGGCAAGCAAGCGCTCGACCAAAACCAAGGCAGTCGAAAGCAAGTGGATGCCGACACCGGCCAAGCTGCCTTGCTTGCCGCAACACCGCGCAGAGCCGGAGCGCACCGCAAGAGCCCTACGGTGATAGCCATTGTTTCGTCTGTCTGTGTCCAACGTAGAATAGCAATCGAGAATTGCTCTGGTCCAAGCGTTGCACCGTTGCACCGTTGCACCGTTGCACCGTTGCACCGTTGGTAGGATGAGCGTTGAAAGTTCGAGTTGGCACAACTCGCGAATTGACGTTGCTGAACGCTTTTCTATCCTCCACttgaactcgtgactaactcgt
This genomic interval carries:
- a CDS encoding ER oxidoreductin (related to endoplasmic oxidoreductin 1 precursor); the protein is MVSHARSHSGSGELPRRRAWSARQLGVSLALAILTSLTLLLLSGSTTSVTAAVSGARPALFRSPASDNSRGADFLQHVLTKPRTQPRSAAAPSLDTEPICRPTGQIEDASCDYETVETINSQFFDRLDALRKTDFFKFYKVNLFKECPFWNENGFCMNRACSVETEDESNVPEEFRVNRLSSVTTASPNDVVMTGSDASCSCSSTEFCHLDDESSDQGVYVDLLKNPERFTGYAGPSANRVWKSIYEENCFNGVKFVEPARPTWSGGTGFVDKSLLHSSSPALGGLPSGFSGLVSSLQAPLDSGDSEQCLEKRVFYRIISGLHASISIHICHDFLDTKTGEWAPNLECFITRIAEHPERLQNVYFDYVLLLRALSRLDDSKQNFSLRAGDSIEDALAVAQLDELIQDARACPTTFDEAQMFNGQNRDSLELKQEFRQHFRNISTIMDCVGCDKCRLWGKLQVNGIGTALKLLFNRNDERDGVGEVKLQKSELVALVNAAHRIAESLRAVERFRDMYQEQRLASDKAEQTKTLEHSSHTKRVAQANATSAKSFDQAQESAQDETLFKHWLCWLEKQVAACQRSLVHCLQAVGIGVAGRSHNSGSGKHSEL
- a CDS encoding cardiolipin synthase (related to CRD1 - cardiolipin synthase), which produces MAITVGLLRCAPALRGVAASKAAWPVSASTCFRLPWFWSSACLPTASFVPPASSLQRASRASARDVSRSVCKSKTAQILALHSQRPSRAWIRNGVGSHSRSFSCSWQVRSQQPPTDTQTSTPSPAPRSPPKPALSEDILTVPNMLTISRLLATPYIGYLVATHQFVPACALLFVASLTDVLDGWIARRTRKYTVFGSIADPAADKALVTTMVISLAVSGMLPLSLTMIILGRDIALVVSAFVIRYRTLEPPKSVARYFNPRLPSASVTPTTISKYNTFLQLLLLGCLTLYPILFPEQPPPTLMPSTNHHIHPSSPYGSTVANAKRYIDPSLTALMWITAATTIWSGIGYLGGAGTAKVLATSASNVSQRMRSSLKPPSPPS